The proteins below are encoded in one region of Paraburkholderia phenazinium:
- the tolR gene encoding protein TolR: MAGSSSRSSSMRGSRSRRAMADINVVPYIDVMLVLLVIFMVTAPLVAPSIVNLPTVGGAAPQQQTPPVVVNIRADGNMNVKYKDDNGAMQQESMTRADLDSFVTDREQSHPDQPVVIAADKTVKYEAVMNVMSDLKARGVKRVGLLVKSQ, encoded by the coding sequence ATGGCCGGTTCCTCCAGTCGCTCCTCCAGTATGCGCGGCAGCCGTTCGCGCCGCGCGATGGCCGATATCAACGTCGTACCGTATATCGACGTGATGCTCGTGCTGCTCGTGATCTTCATGGTGACCGCGCCGCTCGTCGCACCGTCGATCGTCAATCTGCCTACCGTCGGCGGGGCCGCTCCGCAACAGCAGACACCGCCGGTTGTCGTGAATATCCGCGCAGATGGCAACATGAACGTCAAATATAAAGACGACAATGGCGCCATGCAGCAGGAAAGCATGACGCGGGCGGATCTCGATAGCTTCGTCACCGACCGCGAGCAGTCGCACCCGGACCAGCCGGTTGTGATCGCCGCTGACAAGACGGTGAAGTACGAAGCGGTGATGAACGTGATGTCCGACCTGAAGGCTCGCGGCGTCAAGCGCGTTGGCCTGCTCGTCAAATCGCAATGA
- the tolA gene encoding cell envelope integrity protein TolA — protein sequence MIRKNSTYPLQPPRERGTWRAFALALVMHALLAFFLYHGIQWQNSTPAGAEAELWTEVPDVTTPRPPPPPPVPVAPAPPLPDEQADIALQEKKRQQQEAARQAQLAEQQRQQQLQAQQEADAKRQQQLADQAAQLAAQKAQAAKLKQQQQQADKLKQQQLADQQKQDQLKQQQLQEQQQQAQADAQKKADEQKAAKAAKAAADAAQAKKLDQERRARLAQMQGMAGGEGSTGNGLAKSGTGSGSGGTSTSPGYADKVRRRVRPNIVWSGDTQGLETEISVRCSPTGTLLDVTVTRPSSNPQWDAAAERAVRASDPMPVDVDGKTPSSFKITLRPAG from the coding sequence ATGATCCGCAAGAATTCCACTTACCCGCTCCAGCCGCCGCGTGAACGCGGTACCTGGCGAGCGTTCGCGCTCGCGCTGGTGATGCATGCGCTGCTTGCGTTCTTTCTGTACCACGGCATTCAATGGCAGAACAGCACGCCCGCGGGCGCCGAAGCCGAACTGTGGACGGAGGTGCCCGACGTCACGACGCCGCGGCCGCCACCGCCGCCTCCGGTGCCGGTAGCCCCTGCTCCGCCGCTGCCTGATGAACAGGCGGATATTGCGTTGCAGGAAAAGAAACGTCAGCAGCAGGAAGCCGCACGCCAGGCCCAGCTTGCCGAACAGCAGCGACAGCAGCAGCTGCAAGCCCAGCAGGAGGCCGATGCGAAGCGCCAGCAACAACTCGCCGACCAGGCTGCGCAGCTGGCCGCCCAGAAAGCTCAGGCCGCCAAGCTGAAGCAGCAACAGCAGCAGGCTGACAAGCTCAAGCAGCAGCAATTAGCTGATCAGCAAAAGCAGGATCAGTTGAAGCAGCAGCAACTGCAGGAGCAGCAACAACAGGCCCAGGCCGACGCGCAAAAGAAGGCTGATGAGCAGAAGGCGGCGAAGGCGGCTAAAGCGGCGGCCGACGCAGCGCAAGCGAAGAAGCTCGATCAGGAGCGTCGTGCGCGGCTTGCACAGATGCAAGGTATGGCCGGGGGCGAAGGCTCGACGGGCAACGGTCTTGCGAAGAGCGGCACCGGTAGTGGCTCTGGCGGCACGTCGACTTCGCCGGGGTATGCGGACAAGGTCAGACGGCGCGTGCGGCCCAACATCGTTTGGTCGGGTGATACGCAAGGTCTGGAAACCGAAATTTCCGTACGTTGCTCGCCTACGGGCACGCTACTGGACGTGACGGTCACCCGTCCCAGCAGCAATCCCCAGTGGGATGCAGCCGCTGAGCGAGCCGTCAGGGCGTCCGATCCGATGCCGGTCGATGTTGATGGTAAAACGCCGTCGAGCTTCAAGATTACCTTACGCCCGGCTGGTTGA
- the ybgC gene encoding tol-pal system-associated acyl-CoA thioesterase, whose product MRRMNMSPSEPDAGIGFIWPIRVYYEDTDAGGIVFYANYLKFFERARTEWLRACGVEQDRLVQETGALFIVRSTALDYLAPARLDDLVKIVSRPERIGRASVDFFQEAWREGTLLATGTIRVGCVDRVTLRPAAIPASVLAALRRGADVSMCNVSTDNG is encoded by the coding sequence ATGCGCCGCATGAATATGTCCCCCAGCGAGCCCGATGCGGGAATCGGCTTCATCTGGCCGATTCGCGTGTACTACGAAGATACCGATGCTGGCGGCATCGTGTTCTACGCGAATTATTTGAAGTTTTTCGAGCGGGCACGTACCGAATGGCTACGAGCATGCGGCGTCGAGCAGGACCGCCTGGTGCAGGAAACGGGCGCCCTGTTCATCGTACGCAGCACCGCGCTCGACTATCTCGCGCCCGCCCGGCTTGACGATCTCGTCAAAATTGTTAGCCGCCCCGAACGAATTGGCCGCGCGTCGGTCGATTTCTTCCAGGAGGCCTGGCGCGAGGGCACGCTGCTTGCTACGGGGACCATTCGGGTCGGCTGCGTCGACCGGGTAACGCTGCGCCCTGCCGCGATTCCTGCATCTGTCCTCGCCGCATTGCGTCGAGGGGCCGATGTAAGTATGTGCAACGTGTCAACGGACAACGGTTGA
- a CDS encoding pilus assembly PilX family protein, producing MTTCQSNDPASVERPLAQASLRFPGLRRASHMPDHGASTQRVRGAALPIVLLISSMMLVTSAASFEASLAASRSTNNLRETLQAFHAADSALTLCARAVLSGTAPVVGGIAIAAEPAGWKLEPTFSAGAFTPIAQWPGSVSPPQCLVEAWQLTTRPEAKAYLLTARGFGRTQETQTWLQLELVVDGEKIERHWRRVAARPF from the coding sequence ATGACGACCTGCCAGTCAAACGACCCGGCGTCGGTGGAGCGGCCGCTGGCGCAAGCGTCGCTGCGCTTTCCCGGCCTACGCCGTGCCTCGCATATGCCCGATCACGGCGCGTCCACCCAACGCGTGCGCGGCGCAGCCTTGCCAATCGTCCTGTTGATCTCATCGATGATGCTGGTGACGTCGGCCGCCTCGTTCGAAGCCTCATTGGCGGCGTCGCGCTCCACGAACAACCTTCGGGAGACCTTGCAAGCCTTCCACGCCGCCGATTCGGCGCTTACCTTATGCGCCCGGGCGGTTCTGTCGGGCACGGCACCCGTCGTCGGTGGAATCGCAATCGCCGCCGAGCCAGCCGGATGGAAGCTCGAGCCGACCTTCTCCGCCGGAGCTTTTACACCAATTGCACAGTGGCCCGGCTCAGTCTCTCCCCCGCAATGCCTGGTGGAAGCCTGGCAACTGACAACGCGTCCCGAGGCAAAGGCGTATCTGCTAACCGCACGGGGATTCGGCCGCACCCAGGAGACGCAGACGTGGCTGCAACTGGAACTGGTCGTGGACGGCGAGAAGATCGAGCGGCACTGGCGGCGGGTCGCTGCACGCCCGTTTTAG
- a CDS encoding GspH/FimT family pseudopilin: protein MQMKQDADLPRVARGFTLIETLVVVAVLAVIAVMTTPSFVAWHTRDQVDARARALLSTLSYARSEAVRRGVRVTVCRVDAARHCLASGQACRTGLADWSCGWAVMVERAGTPSVLRAQAELAAVSIAGIETNLTFTPPSGQLIGSFRNFDIAPHAASRATQGQSWRRCIRIAAGGRPRIVDGACGATS, encoded by the coding sequence ATGCAGATGAAGCAGGATGCAGATTTACCGCGCGTGGCCCGCGGTTTTACGTTGATCGAAACATTGGTCGTGGTTGCCGTGCTGGCGGTCATTGCGGTTATGACGACACCATCGTTCGTCGCGTGGCATACGCGCGACCAGGTCGATGCGCGTGCGCGAGCCCTCCTTTCGACGTTGTCATACGCGCGCAGCGAAGCCGTCAGGCGCGGTGTGCGTGTGACTGTGTGCCGGGTCGACGCGGCGCGGCACTGTCTTGCCTCCGGGCAAGCTTGCCGCACCGGATTGGCGGACTGGTCATGCGGATGGGCAGTGATGGTCGAGCGCGCTGGAACGCCATCGGTGTTACGTGCGCAGGCCGAACTGGCTGCGGTGAGTATTGCCGGGATCGAGACGAATCTCACGTTCACGCCGCCCTCCGGTCAGTTGATCGGCAGCTTCCGTAACTTCGACATCGCACCGCACGCCGCTTCGCGGGCGACACAAGGGCAGTCGTGGCGGCGCTGCATCCGTATCGCGGCGGGTGGACGGCCGCGCATCGTCGACGGCGCATGCGGAGCAACGTCATGA
- a CDS encoding type IV pilin protein, which produces MNEHYSHANSKAHRSAFRAFDAAKAFTLLELIIALAIAAILVVYAVPSYRGHVARSHRVDAASALYRAAQFIEAGAPGEVSPLPVGLDQAPPFGTAVYRLRTLPADETNGGYAVEANPTETGPMSDDPCGSFILDATGSRANRTAEGVATADSDVCWNTR; this is translated from the coding sequence ATGAATGAGCACTATTCACATGCGAACTCGAAAGCGCATCGTTCGGCCTTCAGGGCCTTCGATGCCGCCAAGGCTTTCACGCTGCTCGAACTGATCATTGCGCTCGCAATCGCCGCAATACTGGTGGTCTACGCTGTGCCGTCGTATCGCGGACATGTCGCCCGTTCGCATCGGGTCGACGCAGCATCGGCGCTTTATCGGGCCGCGCAGTTTATCGAAGCCGGCGCCCCCGGCGAGGTGAGTCCGCTGCCGGTCGGTCTGGATCAGGCGCCGCCTTTCGGGACAGCGGTCTACCGCTTGCGCACGCTTCCAGCAGACGAAACAAACGGTGGCTACGCGGTGGAGGCTAACCCCACAGAGACAGGGCCGATGAGCGACGACCCGTGCGGGAGTTTCATACTCGATGCAACCGGCTCACGGGCCAATCGCACCGCAGAGGGGGTGGCAACGGCAGACTCAGACGTCTGCTGGAATACGAGATAA
- the tolQ gene encoding protein TolQ, with protein MNTTQDLSIISLVLNASLLAQAVMALLLLLSLLSWTFIFRKWFAIRRARAQTERFERDFWSGGDLQALYQSAANNRHTIGALERIFESGMREFLKGKEKRLNDPGLILDGARRAMRAAFQREMDVLEANLAFLASVGSVSPYIGLFGTVWGIMNAFRGLANVQQATLANVAPGIAEALTATAIGLFAAIPAVVAYNRYAHDIDRLAIRFETFIEEFSNILQRQAH; from the coding sequence ATGAACACTACACAAGATCTATCGATCATTTCTCTCGTTCTTAATGCGAGTCTGCTGGCCCAGGCAGTGATGGCACTGTTGCTGCTGCTGTCGCTGCTGTCGTGGACTTTCATCTTCCGCAAGTGGTTTGCGATCCGCCGCGCACGCGCGCAGACTGAGCGTTTCGAACGCGATTTCTGGTCCGGCGGCGACCTGCAGGCGCTCTATCAAAGCGCTGCGAACAACCGCCATACGATCGGTGCGCTCGAACGCATCTTCGAGTCCGGCATGCGCGAATTCCTGAAGGGCAAGGAAAAGCGACTTAACGACCCGGGCCTGATCCTCGACGGCGCCCGCCGCGCGATGCGCGCCGCGTTCCAGCGCGAGATGGATGTGCTCGAAGCCAATCTGGCGTTCCTCGCCTCGGTGGGTTCGGTCAGTCCGTACATCGGTCTCTTCGGCACGGTTTGGGGGATCATGAATGCGTTCCGCGGCCTCGCCAACGTCCAGCAGGCCACGCTCGCCAACGTCGCGCCAGGTATCGCCGAGGCGCTGACCGCAACGGCAATCGGCCTGTTCGCAGCCATTCCGGCGGTGGTGGCCTACAACCGTTACGCGCACGACATCGACCGTCTGGCGATCCGCTTCGAGACCTTCATCGAAGAATTCTCGAACATCCTGCAACGTCAGGCGCACTAA
- a CDS encoding DUF3318 domain-containing protein has product MSPSHPDTAFRSKRPAARDLSAPHLRALRKELLLVRADVERMELAQATVDLRQAVTHFSWLKFIVPGFAGMRWGKARSASAGIGSLLKEYPLISSIASMLLAKPLRATVVASAKPVLKWGSLGLAAWEAYRIWQQMKNESRRTTGDVVGERVD; this is encoded by the coding sequence ATGAGCCCCAGCCACCCCGATACCGCCTTTCGCAGCAAACGCCCGGCCGCCCGCGATCTGAGCGCGCCGCATCTGCGCGCGTTGCGCAAGGAACTGCTGCTGGTACGCGCGGACGTCGAGCGCATGGAGCTCGCGCAGGCCACGGTCGACTTGCGTCAGGCGGTGACGCACTTCAGTTGGCTCAAGTTCATCGTGCCGGGCTTTGCCGGCATGCGCTGGGGTAAAGCCCGGAGCGCCAGCGCGGGGATTGGCTCGCTGCTGAAGGAATATCCGCTGATCAGCTCGATTGCTTCGATGCTGCTTGCCAAGCCGTTGCGGGCAACGGTCGTGGCGAGCGCGAAGCCGGTGCTCAAGTGGGGCAGCCTTGGGCTGGCGGCATGGGAAGCGTATCGCATCTGGCAACAGATGAAGAACGAGTCGCGCCGGACGACGGGCGATGTCGTGGGCGAGCGTGTGGATTGA
- a CDS encoding peroxiredoxin yields the protein MSLRLGDIAPDFEQESSLGRIKFHEWLGDSWGVLFSHPADFTPVCTTELGLTAKLASEFEKRNVKTIALSVDNAESHKEWIKDINETQAASVGFPILADGDRKVSELYDMIHPNANETLTVRSLFVIDPKKKVRLIITYPASTGRNFDEVLRVIDSLQLTDSHQVATPGNWKQGDDVVIVPSLKDEEVIKQKFPKGYKALRPYLRLTPQPNK from the coding sequence ATGAGTCTACGTCTTGGCGACATCGCACCGGACTTCGAACAGGAATCGAGCCTGGGCCGTATCAAGTTCCACGAATGGCTGGGCGATAGCTGGGGCGTGCTGTTTTCCCACCCGGCAGACTTCACGCCTGTTTGCACCACCGAGCTTGGGTTGACGGCAAAGCTTGCCAGCGAATTTGAAAAACGCAATGTAAAGACCATCGCGCTCTCCGTCGACAACGCGGAATCGCACAAGGAATGGATCAAGGACATTAACGAGACGCAGGCCGCAAGCGTCGGCTTTCCGATTCTTGCCGATGGCGACCGCAAGGTCTCCGAGCTGTACGACATGATCCATCCGAACGCAAACGAGACGCTCACGGTCCGTTCGCTTTTCGTGATCGATCCGAAGAAGAAGGTGCGTCTGATCATTACGTACCCGGCCAGCACCGGCCGTAACTTTGACGAAGTGCTGCGCGTGATCGACTCGTTGCAGCTTACCGACAGCCATCAGGTGGCGACGCCGGGTAACTGGAAGCAGGGCGATGACGTCGTGATCGTGCCGTCGCTGAAGGACGAGGAAGTGATTAAACAGAAATTCCCGAAG
- a CDS encoding phage holin family protein, with the protein MTIDNQSQRVEHSPLRRILSSVFAILQTRLELIGIELAEEKDRLLGVLFLGLAAMMLATMALIALTALIAIAFWDTYRWQALAGITAVYAIAAVACALKARSGLHNAPLVFEATLAEFEKDREIFRKP; encoded by the coding sequence ATGACGATCGACAATCAATCGCAGCGCGTGGAGCACAGTCCATTGCGCCGCATCCTCAGTTCCGTGTTTGCGATTTTGCAGACGCGGCTCGAACTGATCGGCATCGAACTCGCCGAGGAAAAAGACCGCCTTCTGGGCGTGCTGTTTCTCGGACTCGCTGCCATGATGCTCGCCACCATGGCATTGATCGCGCTCACGGCGCTGATTGCGATCGCCTTTTGGGACACTTACCGGTGGCAGGCGCTGGCCGGCATTACCGCCGTCTATGCAATCGCGGCGGTCGCCTGTGCACTAAAGGCGCGCAGCGGTTTGCACAATGCACCGTTGGTGTTCGAAGCCACGCTCGCCGAGTTCGAAAAGGACCGCGAGATATTTCGCAAACCGTGA
- a CDS encoding DUF883 family protein, with protein sequence MSEVNKERLMSDIKTVLADAEDLLKQAASATGERASELRETALTRLKQAKEKAADVQVVVVEKGKKAARATDDYVHEHPWASIGIAAGVGVLVGLLINRK encoded by the coding sequence ATGTCGGAAGTCAACAAGGAGAGATTGATGTCGGATATCAAAACCGTCCTCGCGGACGCTGAAGACCTGCTGAAACAGGCCGCGAGCGCCACCGGCGAACGCGCTTCCGAACTGCGTGAAACGGCGCTGACGCGCCTGAAACAGGCCAAGGAAAAGGCCGCTGACGTGCAGGTCGTGGTGGTCGAAAAAGGCAAGAAGGCTGCCCGTGCAACGGATGACTACGTGCATGAGCATCCTTGGGCTTCGATCGGCATCGCCGCGGGCGTTGGTGTTCTGGTCGGCCTGCTGATCAACCGCAAGTAA
- the nrdR gene encoding transcriptional regulator NrdR, with protein MRCPFCRHDDTQVVDSRVSEDGAAIRRRRRCPACDKRFTTYERVELALPSVVKKDGSRTEFDRRKIVASMQLALRKRPVAADAVDAAVARIEYQLLGSGEREVRSERLGELVMNELRALDTIAYVRFASVYRRFEDVSEFEDVIEEFRRAATPPKPTRKR; from the coding sequence ATGCGCTGCCCCTTCTGCCGGCATGACGATACGCAGGTCGTGGACTCGCGCGTATCCGAGGACGGCGCCGCGATTCGCCGGCGCCGCCGCTGCCCGGCCTGCGACAAACGTTTTACGACGTATGAGCGGGTCGAGCTGGCGTTGCCGTCGGTCGTCAAGAAGGATGGCAGCCGCACCGAATTCGATCGCCGCAAGATCGTCGCGAGCATGCAACTGGCGCTGCGCAAGCGCCCGGTTGCGGCGGACGCGGTCGACGCGGCTGTCGCCCGTATTGAATACCAACTGCTGGGTAGTGGCGAGCGCGAAGTGCGCAGCGAGCGTCTTGGCGAACTCGTGATGAACGAGTTGCGTGCGCTCGACACGATTGCCTACGTGCGCTTTGCTTCTGTCTACCGGCGTTTCGAGGACGTGTCTGAATTCGAAGACGTCATCGAAGAGTTTCGCCGCGCGGCGACGCCGCCCAAGCCTACCCGCAAGCGCTGA
- a CDS encoding type IV pilus assembly protein, translating into MKLRAIFPRGHTLVEVTIALALGLVVTAGAVSLYRSQRAAFGEAGDALQMREAGLAALTVIGQQLQMTGFIPVDAPLPQLRPTLFGCSSARPTGADDNPTCEALASRSDGIAIRYVGDNVSTWPSSTGQSTDCLGQAVSIGDAAFGAGRMLIVNRFYAKQSGSTSEFELYCDGNGKSGSAQPLVEGVERLRIRYWLAGAQSALDASAVATAQWANVVAVDLCVLVRGAPQGRRVRYVDCDGASVIGTDMRARQAFWRRVALRNNEGDAL; encoded by the coding sequence ATGAAACTACGTGCCATTTTTCCGCGCGGCCATACGCTCGTCGAAGTGACGATTGCCCTGGCGCTGGGGCTCGTCGTGACCGCTGGCGCCGTTTCGCTGTATCGCTCGCAACGGGCAGCGTTTGGCGAAGCCGGCGACGCGCTACAGATGCGCGAAGCGGGTCTGGCAGCGCTTACGGTGATCGGTCAGCAGCTCCAGATGACCGGGTTCATTCCCGTTGACGCACCTTTGCCGCAACTCCGACCGACTCTGTTCGGATGTTCGTCTGCGAGGCCCACGGGCGCCGACGACAACCCCACGTGCGAAGCGCTGGCCAGTCGGTCGGACGGCATTGCGATTCGGTATGTCGGCGATAACGTTTCGACGTGGCCGTCGTCGACCGGGCAGTCGACCGATTGTCTCGGCCAGGCGGTGAGCATCGGCGACGCAGCATTCGGTGCGGGCCGCATGTTGATCGTCAATCGGTTCTATGCGAAGCAAAGCGGCTCGACGAGCGAATTTGAGCTGTATTGCGACGGCAACGGCAAATCCGGTTCGGCGCAGCCGCTGGTGGAGGGCGTCGAGCGTCTACGGATCCGGTATTGGCTCGCGGGCGCACAAAGCGCGCTGGATGCGTCCGCAGTCGCAACAGCCCAATGGGCGAACGTCGTTGCCGTAGACCTCTGCGTGCTGGTGCGCGGTGCACCGCAGGGCCGGCGCGTGCGTTACGTCGATTGCGACGGTGCGAGCGTCATCGGAACGGACATGCGCGCGCGGCAGGCCTTCTGGCGGCGTGTGGCGCTTCGGAACAACGAAGGCGACGCGTTATGA
- the ydfG gene encoding bifunctional NADP-dependent 3-hydroxy acid dehydrogenase/3-hydroxypropionate dehydrogenase YdfG — MIVFVTGASAGFGAAIARTFVKGGHRVVATARRKDRLQALADELGDALLPLELDVRDRAAVAAVPAALPESFAAIDVLVNNAGLALGLEPAQRANLDDWQTMIDTNCSGLVHVTHALLPGMVERKCGHVFNLGSAAANWPYAGGNVYGATKAFVRQFSLNLRADLAGTPLRVTDVEPGLCGGTEFSNVRFRGDDEKAANVYQNVQPLTAEDIADAIYWTATRPAHVNVNTIELMPVAQSFAGLSVHRG; from the coding sequence ATGATCGTCTTCGTCACCGGGGCGTCCGCAGGATTCGGCGCTGCCATCGCCCGTACTTTCGTCAAGGGCGGCCATCGCGTCGTCGCCACCGCGCGCCGTAAAGACCGTCTGCAGGCGCTTGCCGACGAACTGGGCGACGCGCTTTTGCCGCTCGAACTCGACGTGCGCGACCGTGCCGCCGTCGCCGCCGTGCCCGCCGCGCTACCGGAGAGCTTTGCGGCGATCGACGTGCTGGTGAACAACGCGGGCCTCGCGCTTGGCCTTGAACCTGCGCAACGCGCGAACCTCGACGACTGGCAAACCATGATCGACACGAACTGCTCCGGGCTCGTGCACGTCACGCATGCATTGCTACCCGGGATGGTCGAGCGCAAATGCGGCCATGTGTTTAACCTAGGTTCGGCGGCGGCAAACTGGCCGTATGCGGGTGGTAACGTCTACGGCGCCACCAAGGCTTTCGTGCGCCAGTTCAGCCTGAACCTGCGCGCCGATCTGGCCGGCACGCCGTTGCGCGTAACCGATGTCGAGCCTGGCTTGTGCGGGGGTACCGAGTTTTCCAACGTGCGCTTTCGCGGCGACGACGAGAAGGCGGCCAACGTCTACCAGAACGTGCAGCCGCTGACCGCCGAGGACATCGCCGATGCGATCTACTGGACCGCGACGCGCCCGGCACACGTCAACGTCAACACGATCGAACTGATGCCCGTCGCGCAGTCGTTTGCGGGGTTATCGGTGCATCGCGGCTAA
- a CDS encoding type IV pilus modification PilV family protein produces MNAAQARWSRGASLIEVMLAVALTAVTALGLIATQLWIARDTRAAALREHAALLSDALAEAARAPADGDTALRQWSDRTASLLPKGDASISEHGGGVSFARVIWSAVAKTPASVQVIDKPDSCGDLPVAAGLSCSVVAFVK; encoded by the coding sequence ATGAACGCTGCACAAGCCAGATGGTCGCGCGGCGCATCGCTGATCGAGGTCATGCTTGCGGTTGCGCTGACAGCAGTCACGGCCCTCGGCCTGATTGCGACGCAGTTATGGATTGCGCGAGACACACGTGCTGCAGCACTGCGGGAACACGCCGCACTTCTGTCGGACGCCTTGGCGGAAGCGGCACGCGCACCGGCAGATGGCGACACCGCCTTGCGACAGTGGAGCGATCGCACCGCGAGTCTGCTGCCGAAGGGCGACGCGTCGATCAGCGAGCACGGCGGGGGAGTCTCGTTCGCGCGCGTCATATGGTCGGCTGTGGCCAAGACGCCCGCATCGGTGCAGGTGATAGACAAGCCCGATTCGTGCGGCGATCTGCCGGTTGCCGCTGGACTGTCGTGTTCTGTCGTGGCGTTTGTCAAATGA
- the glyA gene encoding serine hydroxymethyltransferase, whose product MFDRAQSTIANVDPELWKAIEQENRRQEDHIELIASENYTSPAVMAAQGSQLTNKYAEGYPGKRYYGGCEYVDIVEQLAIDRVKELFGAEAANVQPNSGSQANQGVFFAMLKPGDTIMGMSLAHGGHLTHGSPVNMSGKWFNVVSYGLNEAEDIDYDAAEKLAQEHKPKLIVAGASAFALRIDFERLSKIAKSVGAYLMVDMAHYAGLIAAGVYPNPVPHSDFVTTTTHKSLRGPRGGVILMKAEFEKAINSAIFPGIQGGPLMHVIAGKAVAFKEALSPEFKEYQQKVVDNARVLAETLVKRGLRIVSGRTESHVMLVDLRAKHITGKAAEAALGAAHITVNKNAIPNDPEKPFVTSGIRLGSPAMTTRGFGVKEAEQVGNLIADLLDNPEDAATIERVRTQVAELTKRFPVYK is encoded by the coding sequence ATGTTTGACAGAGCCCAAAGCACCATCGCCAACGTCGATCCTGAACTCTGGAAAGCGATCGAGCAGGAAAACCGCCGTCAGGAAGACCACATCGAACTGATCGCGTCGGAAAACTACACGAGCCCGGCTGTCATGGCTGCGCAAGGCTCGCAGCTCACCAACAAGTACGCGGAAGGTTATCCGGGTAAGCGCTACTACGGCGGCTGCGAATACGTGGACATCGTCGAGCAGCTCGCTATCGACCGCGTCAAGGAACTGTTCGGCGCTGAAGCTGCGAACGTGCAGCCGAATTCCGGATCGCAGGCGAACCAGGGCGTGTTCTTCGCCATGCTCAAGCCGGGCGACACGATCATGGGCATGAGCCTCGCGCACGGTGGCCACCTCACGCACGGCTCGCCGGTCAACATGTCGGGCAAGTGGTTCAACGTCGTCAGCTACGGTTTGAACGAAGCGGAAGACATCGACTACGACGCGGCTGAGAAGCTCGCTCAGGAACACAAGCCGAAGCTGATCGTGGCCGGCGCCTCGGCCTTCGCGCTGCGCATCGACTTCGAGCGTCTGTCGAAGATCGCCAAATCGGTTGGTGCGTACCTGATGGTCGACATGGCGCACTACGCCGGTCTGATCGCCGCGGGTGTCTACCCGAACCCGGTGCCGCATTCGGACTTCGTCACCACCACGACTCACAAGAGCCTGCGCGGCCCGCGCGGCGGCGTGATCCTGATGAAGGCCGAGTTTGAAAAGGCGATCAACTCGGCAATCTTCCCGGGCATCCAGGGTGGTCCGCTGATGCACGTGATTGCCGGCAAGGCCGTTGCGTTCAAGGAAGCGCTGTCGCCGGAATTCAAGGAATACCAGCAGAAGGTTGTGGACAACGCCCGCGTGCTGGCCGAAACGCTCGTGAAGCGCGGTCTGCGCATCGTCTCGGGCCGTACGGAAAGCCACGTCATGCTGGTCGACCTGCGTGCGAAGCACATCACGGGCAAGGCAGCGGAAGCGGCGCTCGGCGCGGCGCATATCACCGTCAACAAGAACGCAATTCCGAACGATCCGGAAAAGCCGTTCGTGACGAGCGGTATTCGCCTCGGTTCGCCTGCCATGACCACGCGCGGTTTTGGCGTGAAGGAAGCGGAGCAGGTGGGTAACCTGATCGCCGATCTGCTGGACAACCCGGAAGACGCGGCGACGATCGAACGCGTTCGCACGCAGGTCGCCGAGTTGACCAAGCGCTTCCCGGTCTACAAGTAA